The following proteins are co-located in the Granulicella pectinivorans genome:
- a CDS encoding lysophospholipid acyltransferase family protein encodes MFATFKLLFVLTAFGPLAGIIGIPYCWLIKDIHPLYRVSMGIIRLALRAAKIPVLTTGLENVPPGKSVIFMANHVSNLDPPVLLPAIPGRTSILLKKELMRIPILGTAMRMGRFIPVERGHRRDAATASIAAAAQALADGLHITVFPEGTRSKDGRLSTFKKGPFFLAQQTAAPVIPVAISGTERMMRKGSAAIYPGTAHIHFLPAIDPTAYATRDALMAAVHAAIAAALPPEMQPEAGLRA; translated from the coding sequence ATGTTCGCAACCTTCAAGCTCCTCTTCGTCCTCACCGCATTTGGTCCATTAGCCGGAATCATCGGCATCCCGTACTGCTGGCTCATCAAGGACATCCATCCGCTCTACCGCGTCTCGATGGGCATCATCCGCCTTGCCCTGCGCGCGGCCAAGATTCCCGTGCTCACCACCGGTCTTGAGAACGTGCCCCCAGGCAAGAGCGTCATCTTCATGGCCAACCACGTCTCCAACCTCGATCCCCCGGTGCTGCTTCCCGCCATCCCCGGACGCACCTCCATCCTCCTCAAAAAGGAGCTGATGCGCATCCCCATCCTCGGCACCGCCATGCGCATGGGACGCTTCATCCCGGTCGAACGCGGACACCGCCGCGACGCCGCCACCGCATCCATCGCGGCTGCCGCCCAGGCTCTCGCCGACGGCCTCCACATCACAGTCTTCCCCGAAGGGACCCGCTCCAAAGACGGACGTCTCAGCACCTTCAAGAAGGGACCCTTCTTCCTGGCCCAGCAGACGGCGGCCCCCGTTATTCCCGTAGCCATCTCCGGCACCGAACGTATGATGCGCAAGGGCTCCGCCGCCATCTACCCCGGCACGGCCCACATCCACTTCCTGCCCGCGATCGACCCCACCGCCTACGCCACCCGCGACGCCCTCATGGCCGCCGTCCACGCCGCCATCGCCGCCGCCCTTCCACCGGAGATGCAGCCGGAAGCAGGGCTCAGGGCATAA
- the mpl gene encoding UDP-N-acetylmuramate:L-alanyl-gamma-D-glutamyl-meso-diaminopimelate ligase produces MQTKHIHLIGICGTAMASLAGMLQQLGHRVTGSDAAAYPPMSHQLAALHIPVHEPYNEANLTPRPDLVVVGNAISRGNPELEYVLDQRIPFTSMAALLHDEFLPNRESLVVSGTHGKTTTTSMLAWIYEVASRTNPAFAPSFLIGGLAENFGTSFTVRPRTPDGPNPFLLEGDEYDTAFFDKGPKFLHYFPDAAILTHVEFDHADIYPDLAAVKTAFKRLVNLIPRRGRLVAFDASLNVTECIDRAFCAVERYGLLPSSFWHLSDLTHEGTTTTWTLRRKGEFFATLTLPMPGEHNAFNATAAAALASGQGVPTEAIVEAIRTFKSVKRRLEVRAEVYGITIIDDFAHHPTAIRETLRALRTSYRGRRLVAILEPRSNTLRRNVFEAELVDALALADQVVLAGVFKSESIPVTERLHPENVAASLRARAIPAQVYPDADAIVAAITPQLKPGDVVAILSNGGFGNIYEKLPQALARNEG; encoded by the coding sequence ATGCAAACGAAACACATCCATCTCATCGGTATCTGCGGGACCGCCATGGCCTCCCTCGCCGGCATGCTCCAGCAGCTCGGCCATCGCGTCACCGGCTCCGACGCCGCCGCCTACCCGCCCATGTCGCACCAGCTTGCCGCCTTGCACATCCCGGTGCACGAACCCTATAACGAGGCCAACCTGACGCCCCGCCCGGACCTCGTCGTCGTCGGCAACGCCATCTCCCGCGGCAACCCCGAACTCGAGTACGTCCTCGACCAGCGCATCCCCTTCACCTCCATGGCCGCGCTCCTCCACGACGAGTTCCTCCCCAACCGCGAATCCCTCGTCGTCTCCGGCACCCACGGCAAGACCACCACCACCAGCATGCTCGCCTGGATCTACGAGGTCGCCAGCCGCACCAACCCGGCCTTCGCCCCCAGCTTCCTCATCGGTGGCCTCGCCGAAAACTTCGGGACCTCCTTTACCGTCCGGCCCCGCACACCGGACGGCCCGAACCCCTTCCTTCTCGAAGGCGACGAGTACGATACCGCCTTCTTCGACAAGGGACCGAAGTTCCTCCACTACTTCCCAGACGCCGCCATCCTCACGCACGTCGAGTTCGACCACGCCGACATCTATCCTGATCTGGCGGCGGTGAAGACCGCCTTCAAACGCCTCGTCAACCTGATCCCCCGTCGCGGTCGTCTGGTCGCCTTCGACGCGTCGCTCAACGTCACCGAGTGCATCGACCGCGCCTTCTGCGCCGTGGAGCGCTACGGCCTCCTGCCCAGCTCCTTCTGGCACCTGAGCGACCTCACCCACGAGGGCACCACCACCACCTGGACCCTCCGCCGCAAGGGCGAGTTCTTCGCCACCCTCACCCTCCCCATGCCCGGCGAGCACAACGCCTTCAACGCCACCGCCGCGGCCGCCCTCGCCAGCGGACAAGGCGTCCCCACCGAAGCGATTGTCGAAGCCATCCGTACCTTCAAGTCCGTCAAGCGCCGCCTCGAAGTCCGCGCCGAGGTCTACGGCATTACCATCATCGACGACTTCGCGCACCACCCTACGGCCATCCGCGAGACCCTCCGCGCCCTACGCACCAGCTATCGCGGTCGCCGTCTCGTTGCCATTTTGGAGCCGCGCTCGAACACCCTCCGCCGCAACGTCTTCGAAGCCGAACTCGTCGATGCCCTCGCTCTGGCCGATCAGGTGGTTCTCGCCGGAGTCTTCAAGTCGGAGTCCATCCCCGTCACCGAGCGCCTGCACCCGGAGAACGTCGCCGCCAGCCTTCGCGCTCGCGCCATTCCCGCCCAGGTCTACCCCGACGCCGACGCCATCGTCGCCGCCATCACCCCGCAACTCAAACCCGGCGACGTCGTGGCCATCCTCTCCAACGGGGGCTTCGGCAATATCTACGAAAAGCTCCCGCAGGCCCTCGCCCGGAACGAGGGATGA
- a CDS encoding purine nucleoside permease, whose protein sequence is MRLWVVAVLALFVGVAQAQEKPWPVRAVVIATFEVGNDTGDIPGEFQFWVEREKLTEVIDFPGGVHPLRTNKEHTVIGMLSGTTLVNSTASMMALGLDPRFDLTHAYFLINGIAGVDPKYASIGTAAWAKFVVGDVAREIDPREAPKDWPYGLFPVTAKRPKPDSPGSSNWMRSQSYPLNAGLADWAFGLTRNLNLGDDPVVAQFRAGFTGYPEAQRPPFVMIGDTFASDYYWHGKIMTEYAEDWVKMYTKGKGRFVMTEMEDAGFMEAIERLGRMKRVDPARVMVLRTGSNYSMQRPGHEAVESVTAPYIGSKLALEAAWLCGSTVLHTLLEHWDTTYAVVPGQ, encoded by the coding sequence ATGCGTCTTTGGGTTGTGGCGGTTCTGGCTTTGTTCGTGGGTGTGGCTCAGGCGCAGGAGAAGCCCTGGCCGGTGCGGGCGGTGGTGATCGCTACGTTCGAGGTGGGGAACGATACGGGGGATATTCCTGGGGAGTTCCAGTTTTGGGTGGAGCGGGAGAAGCTGACCGAGGTCATCGACTTTCCGGGGGGCGTGCATCCTTTGCGGACCAACAAGGAGCACACCGTGATTGGCATGTTGAGCGGGACGACGCTGGTGAATTCGACGGCTTCGATGATGGCGCTGGGGCTGGATCCCCGGTTCGACCTGACGCATGCCTACTTCCTGATCAATGGGATCGCCGGGGTGGATCCGAAGTATGCGTCGATTGGGACGGCGGCGTGGGCGAAGTTTGTGGTGGGGGATGTGGCGCGGGAGATCGATCCGCGTGAAGCTCCGAAGGACTGGCCATATGGGCTGTTTCCGGTGACGGCGAAGAGGCCGAAGCCGGATTCGCCGGGTTCGTCGAACTGGATGCGGTCGCAGTCGTATCCTCTGAACGCTGGGCTGGCGGACTGGGCCTTTGGGCTGACCAGGAATCTCAACCTGGGCGATGACCCGGTGGTGGCTCAGTTTCGCGCGGGGTTTACCGGGTATCCGGAGGCGCAGAGGCCGCCATTTGTGATGATCGGCGACACGTTTGCATCGGACTACTACTGGCACGGCAAGATCATGACGGAGTACGCCGAGGACTGGGTGAAGATGTACACCAAGGGCAAAGGCAGGTTCGTGATGACGGAGATGGAAGACGCCGGGTTTATGGAGGCGATCGAGCGCCTGGGGAGGATGAAACGGGTGGACCCGGCGCGGGTGATGGTGCTGCGAACGGGAAGCAACTACTCGATGCAGAGACCGGGGCATGAGGCGGTGGAGTCGGTGACGGCGCCGTATATCGGCTCGAAGCTGGCGCTGGAGGCGGCGTGGCTGTGCGGGAGCACGGTGCTGCATACGCTGCTGGAGCACTGGGATACGACGTATGCGGTGGTCCCTGGCCAGTAG